ctcGGACGACCCCACCACCGCTCGTTTCTCCTTCGCCGGTGGTGGTTCTGCGGATCGGCCGGTAGCTGCTCTCTCAGCCTTCTCCTGTTCTCGACAATGTACAGGACTCTCCGGCTCCGGCGTCTCCCAGTCGTCGTCGTCCACCCACAAGATCGGCTTCTGTACATCGATGCAATTTCCCATCTcgatctctctttcttctttcccGAGGAGATGGAGAAGCTGGGTCTTCCtgcctcctcttctctctctctgtggTGTCAAAGCTTCTCAAATGTTGAATGGAGAAAGAGAATAAGATGCGGAGAGGTAGGAAGAGGAGATGAGTTCCATATTTATAGATGGAGAGGGGGGCAGAGGTAGGGTGATGTCTTACCGTATGCATTCTGTCGGACAACAAAAGGAGGTGGGGAAGACCAGAAAGAGACAAATATGTAACACAACCCACGGAATTGCCATGTTGGAATGGTCAGCGCAGCTCAAGCTATTCATTTGGTGCTGCAGTTGAAGCAACTCCGGATTCAAAAGAACCGATGATCCACCGTCGGATTCCATGTCATCATAATCTGTCCCGCTCTCCACCGCTGAGATGCACCCGTCGCCCCGATGGGACCCACGCGGCGAAACCCAACCGCAAGAGAGTTCCCGTCAGGGTCAGGTAGTGGGTCGCAATCCAGGGAATTCGCATCTTGTGACCCCCACATCGGCGGGACCCACGCATACCCAAAGGTGTGAACACGGGCAACGAGGCATCTCTGTTCATCACGTGCCGTGCACGTTGTTTCACCGCCGGCCTAGGTTGCTTACGCGGTTCCTCGGAGGAGTCGGTTTGCTTTGTGTTGGCGTCAAGAGTCGACCGCAAGTCGAGTGCCACCACACGCGGGAATTAACGCTCTCCGTGGTCAACGAGCCACCCTTCCGGCCGGCAGGTGCGCCAATCTCAACAGCGTACATGAAGATCATGTGCGCATCTCAAGGGGATTGTAATCCCGGGGGACGAGGATTCTGCACTGTAATGCACCTCTTCGGCGGAAGAGGGTTTTTGTCTGTTGCATCCCAACGTAGGTAAGAAGATCTGATAGTTACCTCGAAGTCAACTTACTTATCGTAGAACACTTGTATGGATTGTGAAATATTACTGCATTTATTTGTAATAGGAACCTCTTCACTTAATAGGGCAAATAAATGGGTAATCAACCGCAATAGAGAAGGATTCAAATTCAAAAGATAGGGTTGCTTTTGAGCATTAGAGTTTAATGCTTGATCATATaataatggaagctgaatttttgTTGATGTAGAAAAATATTAGAAGGCATTGATGCATTTGTTGGGGcacaatcttatatatatatatatttgcagttGGAATTAAGGGAAGCAAAACTGGTTGACCTCCTACGGTGGTCAACACAGGAATTTGGACGGTCTAATAGGTAATAGGTTAAGTAATATATCCTTGACTAAAAGATTGCTTGATATCCTGAAGTGCtgaagatgtagtttaagcacatAGAATCTGAATCTTCACCAAAATGAAGATTTTTCAGCAATAGATTGATAGATGTAGTTTGCTTGATATTTTTTACACCTATTAATCTGAATCTTCATCAAAATGCAcagactctacatatcatgatttGGCATTTGAAGTACGAGAATGATGGAAAACAACAAGATTCCGGCAGGGCAGGCGAAGAATTTTACTTGCTTTCTTGAATTAAGATCATTGTATGATGTGTTGTGGGTACCAAACTGTTTGATGTTAGTGGTTGAGGAAGAGTGTTGAAAAGGAGCCATGGAACTGGTTAGGTCAGTGTGAAAGGTTCAGCATAAGGGAATCTCTCACCAAGAAGGCGTGAACGCACCATTCCTATGATATCTTCGACTAAATTCTTTGCAGAAGTGATCCTATCCTCTTACCTGGAAGTGTGAACACACCATTCCTATGGTATCTTCCATTaaattccctctctctctctctctctctagggtaTCTTTCACTGAGTTCAGTTTGGAAAGGTGTCCTTATGGCATGATTCTTTCACTTTTAAGTGTTTGATCCTTTCCAGCTTTCTTTTGCTGCCCACTGGATTGGATATATTGTGGCTTGCTAATTCTAGGATCATATCCAACTTCCAGGATTATAGAAGTTAGGTCAATGCTAGACATGGATTGGACTTATAATATTCATGCCCCACCTTCAATTGACTGCTATTCCTAACTCATGTGTCAATTACAAGGCTGCACATTGAGTGCAAAAAATTGATCTATGGGTACTGCTGACTGGACAATCTCAAGCCATTCtgtatttctttatttctttttcttaagAAAAGATATTAGGTGAGGTATCAACCTCTGTATCTAGTCTGCCCATCGTTTAGGATGGATATTTTAGAATGTAAACTATAAATTCTTGATGAGTTCTTATAGCTAATTTTTCAAAAAACTATCAGATTACATCAGTCCATTTATCAGTACGGTTGAAGATCATTAAGAATGGTTTTTTTCTACCTTAAGATGGTTATCATTAGCAGATTATGGTAGATCACAGCAACCATCATGTAGATGTCAGAGAAGTCTAAGCCAAGAATTAGTGTACTTGTTTTGTTCTAAACCAAAAGTTATTATACAGATGGTTGGCAATATTTAGGTTACTAGATGAGATGTATGATCGCATGAGAGATTCAATTTGACAGAAACTATTCCTGCTCCTGAAGTAGCAGTAACGTAAGTTAAGGGAGCAAAACATGACTCTTTTAATGATCTAACTAAGTGTGAGACAGCAAGGTCATCATGTTGTGTcctcaaaaagagaaaaaaaagtttatCATCTTCGGAAATAGGTGTTGTGCATGACTTAACAGAGAAAAGACTTATGACAGGAAAGGGAAATGATAGTAACTTGTTCTTTGTTTTATCATCGAGGACAAAAATGCAAATCTGATTTCTTAAGTAATTGATGAATCGAATAATGAAACAAGTAGGTTGTACAATTCTCTACAAGAAAATAAGAGATAAATCTTTAAATATCAGTATTAAACTTAAAAGTTTAGGTCTAAGAAAAATCAGTCTTGTAATTGAAGACTTCATTGAAGTCAGGATAGGATAAACTCATAAGGCAGACTAAAAAGAGAGGCCAAAAAGAAGTGTGAAAAGGGCATCTGTGGGAATCTCGGCATGACCAACAAGAACACAGTaagttatttaatataatataattttctcTAGTTTTACGTAGATGTTAATGTCACAGCTATGTAGCACAGTTTTCCTAATATTAAAACTTATAACTATGTGCAAGACTTGTTGAAATTTTATCTCGGTAAGTTAGGTGCTGTCCCAGTCTTTAGTTACTTTCCAACTCCACGTTTGAAATTGGGAGTTTCATTCTTATTTGGAATTGCTTGTCAACCATTCTGTCTGCTTCTGTATCATTATTTGAGTTGCATTGTTGTTTGCCAAAGTGAAGAAGGATAAACAATCATCGATACTTATAAAATATAGCTATCAGTAGAGAGATTCCAAACTGTGGGCGGTATGAACCATTCATTGAACCATATCAACTGCTAGTCAATAGGGCTTCCGATATTGTTCAAAGGCTTTACTGGTTGTAAAGCAACTCAAAAACAGTGGCTGCTAAAATTTTTCTGTCGGATCTTCAAGAAACTATAATAAAATTTCTGCACCTATTATGATCTTTAGTCTGATAACAATGATCTATGCAGCAATTGCTTTGTGCTTTGTACAGCTTTTCTAACAAAAGAAACGAGCCAAATAGATCTAGCATATAACTTACAGCTAAAAACTCACATAAGAATGTTGGAGATGAGATGATTCTATGATCCAAAATTCCAAGTAGATCTTAGTCTAGTAGTTGACCCTGAATATACAAATTGGTTTTTCTATACTCTTATACTGCAAGTGATGATTTCCTCTTGTACCATTTTCATCAGCAGAAGTAGGTCTTCCTATTGAAAGTGAAAGGATGCTGCTTCTTGATTGATTAGCCAACTTGTACTGAGtgatttttatcaaacaaaaTAGTTGAGACTGACATTTATTTGGCTTGGATTTTCGACACAAGAACAAAAGTCTTGTCCTAAATTCAATGTCATTCTCCTATCTTTACATTAGAACTGCCATCTTCCAAACAGCCTTTTCCAGAGCAAGTTGTGCAGCACTTGATTGGGGTTAGGGGGAAAATGCTTGGCCTCAAACACATTGACCACAAATAATTTAGATAAGAATCCTTTAGTCAACATAATTGGCTTACAGTAGCAAGGAAGGTACTATCTACCTGAACTTGTAAAGAGTCATTTTAAGCCTCTGTTTCTGTACATGCCCTTCTCCGTCTGAATTCCAAGTTTTGAGGTCACTAAGGTTCCATATGGAGATACATATTAGTGATaaatcatgatatgatttataacATTAGCAATCAACAAAAATTAAGCATTCTTCAAGTTATAAAATATTGATAAAAGGAAATGACATATTGTTTAAAGAACTATGCTATGACAAAATAGAGGCTAACTTACTGTGCTATCATCATAGCAACATTTGCTATGGTACTATTGCTTCTCGCTTATGGGAGATTTGGCTAGTTTACAATTATTTCAAGAAAGAATCTGTTTTAATCTTGAACCAAGCCTTACACAAGCCTATGATTCAAGCTGAAAATTATATATGAAGCTCGACGAACCTCAATTCAAGATGAGATTATACTTGCATGCactttttttgtaattttatatCTTTATGAATTACCATAGGTTTTACCTTAACAAAATTTGATTCCATATGAACCTTAACTTGGTTCATATGGAATCAAATTGAAATCTGAGTCAACACCTTCTTTAAAAGGTTTTGCAGTGTGTAAATACTGATTTTAGCTGCAGTATAGCTAGATTTAAAGATTCAAACATgctctttttttctcttcttgcctcttcatttttttttatcgttCTTAGTGCAAAGTATCTCCAATTTTCTATAGGAGTTTGAATTTGAGTTTATGCACCCTTCCGTCTCCTGTGGCACATGGTTTCCATTTCGGTATTCCGGAATAGCATGTGGGTGACAAACTCATGCTCCATATACTACAAGTTTTAAAGCCTCCATATATCACACAATCTATTGAGTTGTGCACAAGGAAAGCTGTTCACAGCCTCAAAAAGTAGTTCACAAGTCAGTCTGTCACCAACATTTATCGAGTTTTAAAGGCCTCCATAAATCACACGATCCATAGAGTTCTTCAGAAGGAAACCCTGTTAGTTCACAGCCTCAAATTCACCTGAGATGTCACTCCAAAGAGTAGTTCATAATTCAATCTGTCACTAACATGTAACCCACACTGCCGTCTGTTTCAGGTTCATGGTCCCTGTTCTTAGACAAAGCACCATGCCAAATGTACTCATACATTGGATGAGGACAACGTCCCTTCATTCAACACTCAACATGGCCAGTTTCATGTAAACATCCAGACATTAAAAATAAACCTAATACTCGCACAAGAATCTCTTTAGGTTTTCTTATGATCTTCCCATTTACCGTCATTCACATGCTGACCCGGACTGGTCCATGTATGAATGGCAATGTTATCCAATTTGTCACTCcggtttcttttttcttcttgagCTCAGTACCAGGTGAGATGACCTTTCTGATCcaaaagagagatagagagagagagagaagcatatTGCAAGATTATGCTCCAGATAAAAAAAATCAGCTAGTTATCTTTTTGCTTGAATAGGCCCAAATGCATTAGCTAAGTTTCCTTGTGGATTGGGCATCTGCTTCAAAAGTTCTCTTTATTCTTCTGGATATTAACAAGTTTTCTTCAGATGTGACATGAGGGATTTGAGTCGTAGTGCACTGATCACGGACTCAAAGTTACATTCTCAATTCATTCACGGAGTAATCTGAAGCTGAAAAACTAGAAGTTACGTATTGCAAGGTATGTGATCATCCTCAACAAAAGTCACAACATGCGGCGCTCATCATAGACATTTTGTTCTCTTGCAGGCAGATAATTGGATGATGCTGTGAGTCCCATGGGCTCTTCGTCTGTTGTGACCGTCCTCAGCTTGTCTTGTCAGTATGACAGCTCCTGTTCTGCTAGCTTTTTCAGAACATGGGCGGGCCATCCCCACGACGAGCTTCTTAATTGACCTTCACCAGCAATCATTATTATTGGATAGCTTTGTCTCGTGGGGAAGAGATCATATACTCATTGTTTACATCTCAAGAAAAAGATGCCAATTGTTCGATTCCTTGATGAACAAGACTGTTTCATGCATGCATGTcaaactttttctccttttgccagtgCCACAGAGGAAATGATGGAGTCATCGACACTGAAGGTAGTCTTACAAAGACCATAATGTAGCTGCTCCTCCGGTTCATGATTTTgaggtgtgtgtgtgtatgtatctcTTTTATTTTGAGATTGCAGCACCAAAGTGTTGTTTACGAGCAACAAGGACCATCAAAAGCATAAAAGCCAAGTTGATGCTCACATGCCACAGATGGTTGTGCATCGAGCTTGTGATCGAGCTGTTGCATTTTTAATCCACCTTGTTGGTGAATGCATACAGTGGATGGATGTGCTTTATTCACATGATATCTCTATTTAATTACAGGAACAGAAGCAATTATATTTAGGATGAACACAATGGGGGCAAAATGCCATCTTTTTCGATGGTAGCAAACGTGTTTGTTATTTTCCCCCCTTTAATTTCTATTATCCGACCTCTGAAGCCATTACATATTCCCCACGATGGCAGTGCGATGGCGCCAAATAAGCTATGCCTGATGGGACGATCCACCGCGCAGACACAATTCCCGGACGTTGCCGCTCCGGCGAGCCGCTCTCCCAAGACCATAACGCTGCGTCCCTCCTCCGATTCCCTGCCCGGACGAGCTCGCTACCTCCGCCGTCAAATCAAGAAGCCTCCTTTCTCAGGTGGGAGGCGGAGCTTCCCCGTCACTCCCCACTTGAGTTGGAAGCTGGACGATGCGGAACGGTTGATGCGGAAGCCTGAGCAGGTCGGTCCGAGCGGAGAAGGTCGACGGGATGACAAGAGTGCCGCAGGAAGGCTGTTGACTGGATTATCGGCGAGGAAGC
The window above is part of the Musa acuminata AAA Group cultivar baxijiao chromosome BXJ2-6, Cavendish_Baxijiao_AAA, whole genome shotgun sequence genome. Proteins encoded here:
- the LOC135613369 gene encoding uncharacterized protein LOC135613369 codes for the protein MGNCIDVQKPILWVDDDDWETPEPESPVHCREQEKAERAATGRSAEPPPAKEKRAVVGSSEIKIKISKKQMEELLRQVDEKGLSIEKVLADLVVIGEVCLESRDGHWRPNLQSIPEVSE